The Tigriopus californicus strain San Diego chromosome 5, Tcal_SD_v2.1, whole genome shotgun sequence genome includes a region encoding these proteins:
- the LOC131880297 gene encoding uncharacterized protein LOC131880297 isoform X1, whose product MWLLQLLGVYCGILVIVVVSESWKGGELRINTVLNMIKQSLSPSAVFLLTLASLSSISTGVSGGTLKDANYHVATGNQMILRQDDGQVKFGVNTGNSYRSEMRQPTGVVKGVYSWLKPDGSPQTIAYANDANGYRAIPVNQMGLQLPAFPYSLYHPGQAHPRTHTAKVTDDMVVIEGNPLGTTYGVRGDDQNQSSDEPIENEAIVVEAGGPDASETEESDPGQIPDLSQFIPVPFRPGQPVAQALPEASSIAGDFGLAQSTPGATAIAGVGGIAIALPLAEAISGNGGLALGSASANSQVQDDGIALSGGNTLAVAGVRPLDVTGGVQNNENGSGSAPPASYQIHVPNRANVAVYPVVSNHYYGSPPYTKQYSYHQPALMYNHQQSQYHYNPQLQQQQQQQKQQPFAQGYFPFVSSKSTNQAINQFGIPSQIQYNHPTNTNAQAPSPAEDRSGDFYPLPFSKLKNHLGAKTYQATDSVTNVAQKKFHPKKYSVSRRTYSTGNK is encoded by the exons ATCGTGGTTGTGTCTGAGTCCTGGAAAGGTGGCGAGCTGAGGATAAACACAGTCCTCAACATGATTAAGCAATCCTTGTCACCATCTGCCGTTTTCCTACTGACACTGGCTTCGTTAAGCTCGATCTCTACAGGTGTCAGTGGAGGCACTTTGAAAGATGCCAACTATCATGTGGCCactggaaatcaaatgatcCTCCGGCAAGATGATGGCCAAGTTAA ATTTGGTGTCAATACGGGCAATTCGTATCGATCTGAAATGAGACAACCCACCGGCGTGGTCAAAGGTGTTTATAGTTGGCTGAAACCTGATGGTTCACCGCAAACCATTGCCTATGCTAACGACGCCAATGGATATCGAGCAATCCCGGTGAATCAGATGGGCCTTCAGTTACCCGCATTCCCTTACAGCTTGTACCATCCTGGTCAAGCCCATCCCCGGACTCACACAGCCAAAGTTACCGATGACATGGTGGTGATCGAGGGAAACCCATTGG GTACAACTTATGGGGTCAGAGGAGACGATCAGAATCAGTCATCCGATGAGccgattgaaaatgaagccaTTGTTGTCGAGGCTGGGGGGCCCGATGCCTCCGAGACCGAGGAATCCGACCCTGGCCAAATCCCCGACTTAAGTCAATTTATCCCAGTGCCCTTTCGACCTGGCCAACCCGTGGCCCAAGCCTTACCCGAGGCCTCCTCCATCGCCGGCGATTTTGGATTGGCCCAATCCACACCCGGTGCCACTGCCATTGCTGGCGTTGGCGGCATTGCTATTGCATTGCCCTTGGCCGAGGCCATTTCGGGTAATGGTGGACTCGCCTTGGGATCTGCCAGCGCCAACAGCCAAGTTCAAGATGATGGGATCGCCCTTTCAGGCGGAAATACCTTGGCTGTGGCTGGGGTCAGACCTCTGGATGTAACTGGTGGCgtccaaaacaatgaaaatggtTCAGGTTCGGCCCCTCCTGCTAGCTATCAGATCCACGTGCCTAATCGAGCTAATGTTGCTGTGTATCCTGTGGTCTCCAATCACTACTATGGCTCTCCTCCATACACCAAACAATACTCTTATCATCAACCAGCTTTGATGTACAATCATCAACAATCTCAGTATCATTATAACCCACAGctacaacagcagcaacaacaacaaaaacaacaaccctTCGCCCAAGGTTACTTTCCTTTTGTGTCTTCCAAATCTACTAACCAAGCGATCAACCAATTTGGAATCCCATCTCAAATCCAATACAATCATCCGACAAATACGAACGCCCAGGCTCCTTCCCCAGCTGAAGACCGATCTGGAGACTTCTATCCTTTGCCATTCTCAAAGTTGAAGAATCATTTGGGCGCCAAGACATATCAAGCAACAGACTCGGTAACCAATGTAGCCCAGAAGAAATTTCATCCCAAGAAGTACAGCGTGTCTCGGCGAACTTATTCCACCGGAAACAAGTGA
- the LOC131880297 gene encoding uncharacterized protein LOC131880297 isoform X2 yields the protein MIKQSLSPSAVFLLTLASLSSISTGVSGGTLKDANYHVATGNQMILRQDDGQVKFGVNTGNSYRSEMRQPTGVVKGVYSWLKPDGSPQTIAYANDANGYRAIPVNQMGLQLPAFPYSLYHPGQAHPRTHTAKVTDDMVVIEGNPLGTTYGVRGDDQNQSSDEPIENEAIVVEAGGPDASETEESDPGQIPDLSQFIPVPFRPGQPVAQALPEASSIAGDFGLAQSTPGATAIAGVGGIAIALPLAEAISGNGGLALGSASANSQVQDDGIALSGGNTLAVAGVRPLDVTGGVQNNENGSGSAPPASYQIHVPNRANVAVYPVVSNHYYGSPPYTKQYSYHQPALMYNHQQSQYHYNPQLQQQQQQQKQQPFAQGYFPFVSSKSTNQAINQFGIPSQIQYNHPTNTNAQAPSPAEDRSGDFYPLPFSKLKNHLGAKTYQATDSVTNVAQKKFHPKKYSVSRRTYSTGNK from the exons ATGATTAAGCAATCCTTGTCACCATCTGCCGTTTTCCTACTGACACTGGCTTCGTTAAGCTCGATCTCTACAGGTGTCAGTGGAGGCACTTTGAAAGATGCCAACTATCATGTGGCCactggaaatcaaatgatcCTCCGGCAAGATGATGGCCAAGTTAA ATTTGGTGTCAATACGGGCAATTCGTATCGATCTGAAATGAGACAACCCACCGGCGTGGTCAAAGGTGTTTATAGTTGGCTGAAACCTGATGGTTCACCGCAAACCATTGCCTATGCTAACGACGCCAATGGATATCGAGCAATCCCGGTGAATCAGATGGGCCTTCAGTTACCCGCATTCCCTTACAGCTTGTACCATCCTGGTCAAGCCCATCCCCGGACTCACACAGCCAAAGTTACCGATGACATGGTGGTGATCGAGGGAAACCCATTGG GTACAACTTATGGGGTCAGAGGAGACGATCAGAATCAGTCATCCGATGAGccgattgaaaatgaagccaTTGTTGTCGAGGCTGGGGGGCCCGATGCCTCCGAGACCGAGGAATCCGACCCTGGCCAAATCCCCGACTTAAGTCAATTTATCCCAGTGCCCTTTCGACCTGGCCAACCCGTGGCCCAAGCCTTACCCGAGGCCTCCTCCATCGCCGGCGATTTTGGATTGGCCCAATCCACACCCGGTGCCACTGCCATTGCTGGCGTTGGCGGCATTGCTATTGCATTGCCCTTGGCCGAGGCCATTTCGGGTAATGGTGGACTCGCCTTGGGATCTGCCAGCGCCAACAGCCAAGTTCAAGATGATGGGATCGCCCTTTCAGGCGGAAATACCTTGGCTGTGGCTGGGGTCAGACCTCTGGATGTAACTGGTGGCgtccaaaacaatgaaaatggtTCAGGTTCGGCCCCTCCTGCTAGCTATCAGATCCACGTGCCTAATCGAGCTAATGTTGCTGTGTATCCTGTGGTCTCCAATCACTACTATGGCTCTCCTCCATACACCAAACAATACTCTTATCATCAACCAGCTTTGATGTACAATCATCAACAATCTCAGTATCATTATAACCCACAGctacaacagcagcaacaacaacaaaaacaacaaccctTCGCCCAAGGTTACTTTCCTTTTGTGTCTTCCAAATCTACTAACCAAGCGATCAACCAATTTGGAATCCCATCTCAAATCCAATACAATCATCCGACAAATACGAACGCCCAGGCTCCTTCCCCAGCTGAAGACCGATCTGGAGACTTCTATCCTTTGCCATTCTCAAAGTTGAAGAATCATTTGGGCGCCAAGACATATCAAGCAACAGACTCGGTAACCAATGTAGCCCAGAAGAAATTTCATCCCAAGAAGTACAGCGTGTCTCGGCGAACTTATTCCACCGGAAACAAGTGA